The genomic window AAGTTGAACGGCTCCAACCCGTGTGGTTTCTTGAGCTTAGCCGAGTTCGAGAAACCCCGAAAGGAGGAGCCATTCGATGAACAAGATGGGGATGCGGGCGGTCCGCCGCAAGGGGCAAAGGCGGTTTTCGCCGATGGCGGTGCTGGACCGCGCGGCGTACGAGGACGCGGATCTGGACACGAAGGTGGCGTTGATCCAGGAGTTGATTCCCTTGGGACTTCTGCACGTGCAGGAGACGTTGCAGGCGGAGGTGCAGCAGTTGGCCGGAGAGCGTCATGCGCGCAAGACGGAGGCGCAGGCCGGTCGTCGCTATGGCCACAATCCCGGCAGCGTGAAGCTCGCTGGGCAAAAGCTGCCGATTGCCGTGCCGCGGGTGCGCGGGGCGGAGGGTGAGATTCCTCTGGCCAGTTACGGCCGCTTGCACGATGGCGATGGGGAGGTTGACGAGCGGTTGTTGCGTCGGGTGCTGTATGGCATCTCGTGCGGCAACTACGGGAAAGCGGCGCGGGCCGTGCCCGGGGCGATGGGATTATCGCGCTCCTCGGTGTCGCGGGAATTTGTGGCCGCCTCGGCGGCGCAACTGAAGGCCTTCCAGGAGCGGGAGTTGTCGGACGAGGACTATGTGGCGCTGTTCCTGGACGGGAAGGTATTTGCCGACGCCACGATGGTGATCGCGCTGGGCATCACGATGAGGGGGGAGAAGCGGATCCTGGGTTTTGTCGAGACCGACACGGAGAATCAGACGGTGTTGTCCGGATTCTTGCGCTCCTTGTTGGATCGTGGTCTGGACATCGCGCAGGGCATCCTGGTGATCATCGATGGCGGGAAGGGGTTGCGCGCGGCGGTGCGCAAGGTGTTCGCGAAACGGGCGTTGGTGCAACGGTGCATGTGGCACAAGCGGGAGAACGTGGTCAGCCATCTGCCGCTGCGGGATCAGGCGGCGTGGCGGCGGCGCTTGCAGAAGGCGATGGACCGGCCCACCTACGCCGAGGCCAAAGCCGCTCTCGAGCGTCTCATTGCCGAACTGGACACCATCAATCAATCGGCGGCGGCCAGTCTGCGGGAGGGGTTCGACGAGGTCCTGACGTTGCATCGTCTCGGGGTCTTCGCGCAATTGGGCCGTTCGTTCAAGACGACCAACTGCCTGGAG from Candidatus Diapherotrites archaeon includes these protein-coding regions:
- a CDS encoding IS256 family transposase; translation: MNKMGMRAVRRKGQRRFSPMAVLDRAAYEDADLDTKVALIQELIPLGLLHVQETLQAEVQQLAGERHARKTEAQAGRRYGHNPGSVKLAGQKLPIAVPRVRGAEGEIPLASYGRLHDGDGEVDERLLRRVLYGISCGNYGKAARAVPGAMGLSRSSVSREFVAASAAQLKAFQERELSDEDYVALFLDGKVFADATMVIALGITMRGEKRILGFVETDTENQTVLSGFLRSLLDRGLDIAQGILVIIDGGKGLRAAVRKVFAKRALVQRCMWHKRENVVSHLPLRDQAAWRRRLQKAMDRPTYAEAKAALERLIAELDTINQSAAASLREGFDEVLTLHRLGVFAQLGRSFKTTNCLENINGLIEDRCAKVDCWKNSNQRQRWLAAALLDIEPRLRTVRGYRHLRTLRDALQREL